The Cucumis melo cultivar AY chromosome 6, USDA_Cmelo_AY_1.0, whole genome shotgun sequence genome includes a region encoding these proteins:
- the LOC127149728 gene encoding protein ALP1-like produces the protein MEVVDVEEMVAMFLHILAHDVKNRVIQREFMRSGETISRHFNMVLLAFIRLHEELLKKPQPNCLDALDGTYIKVNVPASDRARYRTRKGEVATNVLGVCDTKGDFVYVLVGWEGSAADSRILRDALSRPNGLKVPKGYYNLVDDGYPNAEGFLAPYRGQRYHLQEWRGPENAPSTSKEFFNMKHSSARNVIERAFDVLKGRWAILRGKSYYPVQVQCRTILACCLLHNLINREMTNFDIQDNIDEVDSTHATTATDDIHYIETSNEWSQWRDDLAEEMFSEWELRNQ, from the exons ATGGAAGTCgtcgatgttgaggagatggtagcaatgttcctccACATTCTGGCGCACGATGTGAAAAATCGTGTCATTCAACGAGAGTTCATGCGGTCGGGTGAGACAATTTCCCGCCATTTTAACATGGTCTTGTTGGCTTTCATTCGACTTCATGAGGAGcttttgaaaaaaccacaacca AATTGCCTAGATGCATTAGATGGAACGTACATAAAAGTCAACGTTCCAGCAAGTGATCGGGCTAGGTATAGAACACGCAAGGGGGAGGTGGCCACAAATGTACTTGGcgtgtgtgacacgaaaggagaTTTCGTTTACGTACTTgtcggttgggaaggatcagctGCGGACTCACGCATCCTCCGTGATGCCCTTTCAAGACCTAATGGGCTTAAGGTGCCTAAGG GCTATTACAACCTGGTTGATGACGGGTACCCAAATGCGGAGGGTTTCCTGGCACCATACAGAGGCCAACGCTATCACTTACAAGAATGGCGtggccctgaaaatgcaccttcaacgtcgaaagagttcttcaatatgaagcATTCGTCTGCTCGTAATGTAATCGAAAGAGCATTCGATGTCTTGAAGGGTCGATGGGCAATACTGCGGGGAAAGTCATACTACCCTGTACAAGTTCAATGTCGCACAATACTCGCATGTTGTCTCCTCCACAACCTTATCAATAGGGAGATGACAAACTTTGATATACAAGACAACATAGATGAGGTTGATTCCACCCACGCGACTACTGCCACCgatgacatacattacatagagaCATCAAATGAGTGGAGTCAATGGAGGGACGACCTTGCAGAAGAAATGTTTAGTGAATGGGAGTTGCGTaaccaatag